A region from the Rhinoderma darwinii isolate aRhiDar2 chromosome 2, aRhiDar2.hap1, whole genome shotgun sequence genome encodes:
- the SPRY2 gene encoding protein sprouty homolog 2 yields MEARVQNGSGSQPLLQARRDNGRPHGDIDPRDISAQQVHILSLEQIRAIRNTNEYTEGPTVAPRPWVKTDSRQTPQQKNERIHVVTDQRQFSRSPLPPMHPSSRASLSRSISTVSTGSRSSTRTNTSSSSSEQRLLGPSYSSSGLGADRIICVQPKGELKPEELKPSSKEDLGLHAYRCESCGKCKCQECTYPRTLPSCWICDKQCLCSAQEVIDYGTCVCGVKCLFYHCSNDDEDNCADNPCSCSQSHCCTRWSAIGVMSMFLPCLWCYLPAKGCLKLCQGCYDRAKRPGCRCKRSNTVCCKVPQLQPRSLGKPT; encoded by the coding sequence ATGGAGGCCAGAGTACAAAATGGCAGTGGATCCCAACCTTTACTCCAGGCTCGGCGTGACAACGGGAGACCACATGGTGATATTGACCCAAGGGACATTTCGGCGCAACAAGTTCATATTTTGTCATTGGAACAGATAAGAGCTATACGGAACACTAATGAGTATACTGAGGGGCCTACTGTGGCTCCCCGGCCTTGGGTTAAAACGGACTCTCGTCAAACTCCCcagcagaaaaatgaaagaataCATGTGGTAACAGACCAGAGGCAATTCAGCCGGAGCCCTCTTCCACCAATGCATCCCTCGTCACGGGCATCGTTGTCTCGGTCCATTAGTACAGTGAGTACTGGATCACGAAGTAGTACAAGGACAAACACAAGTAGCAGCTCATCCGAGCAAAGACTTTTAGGTCCTTCTTATTCATCTTCGGGGTTAGGTGCTGACAGAATAATTTGCGTACAACCCAAAGGTGAGCTGAAACCAGAGGAGTTAAAGCCttccagtaaagaagacttgggcTTACATGCATACAGGTGCGAGAGCTGCGGGAAATGTAAGTGCCAAGAATGCACTTATCCAAGAACTCTCCCCTCCTGCTGGATATGTGACAAGCAGTGCCTTTGCTCAGCGCAGGAAGTGATTGACTATGGAACTTGTGTTTGCGGTGTGAAGTGCCTATTCTATCACTGCTCAAACGACGACGAGGACAATTGTGCCGACAACCCCTGCTCTTGTAGCCAGTCACATTGCTGCACTCGCTGGTCTGCCATTGGTGTTATGTCAATGTTTTTGCCTTGTTTATGGTGTTACCTTCCAGCCAAGGGTTGCCTTAAATTGTGCCAGGGCTGCTATGACCGGGCAAAGAGGCCAGGATGCCGATGTAAAAGGTCAAACACAGTATGTTGTAAAGTGCCACAGTTACAGCCCAGAAGTTTGGGGAAGCCAACATAG